The following are from one region of the Amycolatopsis lurida genome:
- a CDS encoding PLP-dependent aminotransferase family protein — translation MSDSSTSALVAQLRLFVRTAAAGERLPSSRELIERYRVGPGTVSRAIALLAAEGIVVTRPGSGTYVAKKPTGAGEPLDTAWQTVALTDRSVDTTSLTGALGPAPEDAILLDGGYPHRSLQASRFLGAALARAGRRPDAWDRAPAAGLTALRSVFAGPAGASPDDVLITAGGQSGLSMAFRAIAAPGSPVLVESPTYPGALAAARAAGLRPVPVPLDDEGVRPDLLAEAFAMTGARLFYCQPTFHNPTGTVLAAERRTRVLDVARAAGAFVLEDDFARHLSHGATTPRPLITDDRDGTVVHLTSVTKASAPSLRIGALIARGPVLDRMKAIRQVDDFFVARPLQEAALELLSAPSWERHVRRLGAELRERCAKAAAALAAKCPEWTIARLPEGGLHLWVRLPAGSDPNELARTARERGVVVGAGERFFATEPAGPFLRLSFAAAADIAELTEGIRRLDPSV, via the coding sequence ATGTCAGATAGTAGCACTTCCGCACTCGTCGCCCAGCTGCGTTTATTTGTCCGCACGGCGGCCGCGGGGGAGAGGTTGCCCAGCAGCCGGGAGCTCATCGAGCGCTATCGGGTCGGCCCGGGCACGGTCTCCCGTGCGATAGCCCTGCTGGCGGCGGAAGGCATCGTCGTGACCCGCCCCGGGAGCGGGACGTACGTGGCGAAGAAGCCGACAGGGGCAGGCGAGCCGCTCGACACGGCGTGGCAGACGGTCGCGCTCACCGACCGCAGCGTCGACACCACCTCCCTCACCGGCGCCCTCGGTCCCGCACCGGAGGACGCGATCCTTCTCGACGGCGGCTATCCGCACCGATCCCTGCAAGCGAGTCGCTTCCTGGGCGCGGCGCTGGCGCGGGCGGGCCGCCGCCCGGACGCCTGGGATCGCGCGCCGGCCGCCGGGCTGACCGCGCTGAGGTCGGTGTTCGCGGGGCCTGCCGGTGCGTCGCCGGACGACGTCCTGATCACCGCGGGCGGGCAGAGTGGGCTGTCCATGGCGTTCCGGGCGATCGCGGCGCCCGGAAGTCCGGTCCTCGTCGAATCGCCGACCTACCCGGGAGCGCTCGCCGCCGCTCGGGCGGCGGGCCTCCGGCCGGTGCCGGTTCCGCTCGACGACGAAGGGGTCCGTCCCGATCTGCTGGCCGAGGCATTCGCGATGACGGGCGCCAGGCTCTTCTACTGCCAGCCCACTTTCCACAACCCGACCGGCACGGTGCTCGCGGCCGAACGGCGCACGCGAGTACTGGACGTCGCCCGGGCGGCGGGCGCGTTCGTCCTGGAGGACGACTTCGCCCGGCATCTCTCCCATGGGGCGACCACACCACGTCCGCTGATCACCGACGATCGCGACGGCACGGTCGTCCACCTCACGTCGGTGACCAAGGCCAGCGCGCCGAGCCTTCGGATCGGCGCACTGATCGCGCGGGGGCCGGTCCTCGACCGGATGAAGGCGATCCGGCAGGTCGACGACTTCTTCGTCGCCCGTCCACTGCAGGAAGCCGCCCTCGAACTGCTCAGCGCACCATCCTGGGAACGGCACGTCCGGAGACTCGGAGCCGAACTCCGCGAACGATGCGCGAAAGCGGCCGCGGCGCTGGCTGCGAAGTGTCCTGAGTGGACCATCGCAAGGCTCCCCGAGGGCGGCCTGCACCTGTGGGTGCGGCTACCGGCGGGGAGCGACCCGAACGAGCTCGCCCGCACTGCACGCGAGCGAGGAGTCGTGGTCGGGGCGGGGGAGCGATTCTTCGCCACCGAGCCGGCGGGTCCCTTCCTGCGACTGAGCTTCGCCGCCGCGGCCGACATCGCCGAACTCACCGAAGGCATCCGGCGGCTCGACCCGAGTGTATAA
- a CDS encoding right-handed parallel beta-helix repeat-containing protein, producing MPEIRFFVSTKGRDDWDGSTDRPFATPKAAQKAVRAVTAGMTGDVIVTFSAGVHHLAEPLVFDDALGDSGSNGFRVIYQAEGYGTPEQAKVELSGGREITGWTEGDDGVWTAPIGDLAPRRLTVDGRPAARAARAEGLPGNVTKTATGYVTDSAEPQSWPDPSGLEFVYPGVYPWSEARLAVTAITGDAGSTTITLAQPAFDHAKSLYDSKWYGAGGDGTWDGLAAPSVLENNVAFLTGPGTFAVSRTDRDGHVLHYRPRPGEEVGKSGVIAPVLETLISGRHVHDIVLRGFTFADAAWSGPTRTGGYLHYHGNARYERGEFQKIDLGADVGYVHVPAEPVQLPANVDLTSACRVTLEGNHFTRLGAGALLIEAGTDIDIRANVFDEISGSGIAVHSATRVSIEDNLVHHVGTEYRGSPAVLVVESEETTVAHNEIHDVPHNGIVITGGEKAKATQVISNLVERSMGKLMDGGGIYLSAPQGSSFASGALVRGNVIRDVLTSYNFGLYADYGAAWITVLGNIVCRADTPIVLQVGPPMENVAFVGNFWDVRPDGYETPPETVIAAGNTVLPKESFDEAGRAHPAAADILARAGRRGLER from the coding sequence ATGCCTGAAATCAGGTTCTTCGTGTCCACCAAGGGTCGAGACGACTGGGACGGCTCCACCGACCGGCCGTTCGCCACCCCGAAAGCTGCCCAGAAGGCCGTCCGCGCCGTCACCGCCGGAATGACCGGTGACGTCATCGTCACCTTCAGCGCAGGTGTCCACCACCTCGCGGAACCCCTTGTCTTCGACGACGCGCTGGGTGACTCCGGTTCGAACGGCTTTCGCGTGATCTACCAGGCGGAGGGCTACGGAACACCGGAGCAGGCGAAGGTCGAACTGAGCGGCGGCCGCGAAATCACCGGATGGACGGAGGGCGACGACGGCGTCTGGACGGCGCCCATCGGCGACCTCGCGCCTCGGCGGCTCACCGTGGACGGCCGGCCTGCCGCCCGCGCGGCCCGCGCCGAGGGCCTCCCGGGAAACGTGACGAAAACAGCGACTGGTTACGTCACGGACAGCGCGGAGCCGCAATCGTGGCCGGACCCATCCGGCCTGGAGTTCGTGTACCCCGGCGTCTACCCGTGGTCCGAAGCCCGGCTCGCGGTCACCGCGATCACCGGTGACGCCGGCTCCACCACCATCACCCTGGCTCAGCCCGCGTTCGACCACGCCAAATCCCTCTACGACTCCAAGTGGTACGGCGCGGGCGGAGACGGCACCTGGGACGGTCTCGCCGCGCCTTCGGTACTTGAGAACAACGTGGCCTTCCTGACCGGACCAGGAACCTTCGCCGTCAGCCGTACCGATCGGGACGGCCACGTGCTGCACTACCGTCCGCGCCCCGGCGAGGAGGTCGGCAAGAGCGGAGTCATCGCCCCGGTGCTCGAGACGCTCATCAGCGGACGACACGTGCACGACATCGTGTTGCGTGGCTTCACCTTCGCCGACGCGGCCTGGTCCGGCCCCACCCGCACCGGCGGCTACCTGCACTATCACGGCAACGCCCGCTACGAGCGGGGCGAATTCCAGAAGATCGACCTCGGTGCCGACGTGGGCTATGTCCATGTGCCGGCGGAGCCGGTCCAACTGCCCGCCAACGTCGATCTCACGTCGGCCTGCCGGGTCACCTTGGAGGGCAACCACTTCACCCGGCTCGGCGCGGGAGCACTCCTGATCGAAGCCGGCACCGACATCGACATCCGGGCGAATGTCTTCGACGAGATCTCGGGCAGCGGGATCGCCGTCCACTCCGCGACCCGGGTCTCCATCGAGGACAACCTCGTCCACCACGTCGGCACCGAGTACCGCGGCTCCCCCGCAGTCCTCGTCGTCGAGTCCGAAGAGACCACCGTGGCCCACAACGAGATCCACGACGTCCCGCACAACGGCATCGTGATCACCGGCGGCGAGAAGGCCAAGGCCACCCAGGTGATCTCGAACCTCGTCGAACGCAGCATGGGGAAGCTGATGGACGGCGGCGGGATCTACCTGTCGGCCCCGCAAGGCTCGTCGTTCGCGAGTGGGGCGCTGGTCCGCGGGAACGTGATCCGCGACGTCCTCACCTCGTACAACTTCGGGCTGTACGCCGACTACGGCGCGGCGTGGATCACCGTCCTCGGCAACATCGTCTGCCGGGCCGACACCCCGATCGTGCTCCAGGTGGGTCCGCCGATGGAGAACGTCGCCTTCGTCGGCAACTTCTGGGATGTCCGTCCCGACGGCTACGAAACCCCGCCGGAGACGGTGATCGCGGCCGGGAACACCGTGCTGCCGAAGGAAAGTTTCGACGAAGCCGGCCGAGCCCATCCTGCGGCCGCCGACATCCTCGCGCGAGCGGGACGCCGCGGTCTGGAACGATGA
- a CDS encoding TetR/AcrR family transcriptional regulator — protein MVEDDAQPDPERAIELLWGTPEPERPGLNLGRIVAAAVEVADAEGLAALSMRKVAERFGTTTMSLYRYVPGKAELVELMRDAVYGRFPMESSEGLGWRAGLERWARRAWEMHRRHPWLVHSGGTRRLPGPNIMAGYDHALDVASRTGLAPAQVIAVVNLVGGFVDSVARQAGETAELQRRTGVSHERWWSERESLFERLDRYPALERLWQHGGMDAPLDQFEFGLQRTLDGVQALIESQEREVMRDETGGGECVSCGKPLNGGGRGRPRDYCSRACQQRAYRRRQAGS, from the coding sequence GTGGTGGAAGACGACGCGCAGCCGGATCCGGAGCGTGCGATCGAGCTGCTGTGGGGGACACCCGAGCCGGAGCGGCCAGGGTTGAACCTCGGCCGGATCGTCGCGGCGGCCGTCGAAGTCGCGGACGCGGAAGGGCTGGCCGCCCTGTCGATGCGCAAGGTCGCGGAACGGTTCGGCACCACCACCATGTCGCTCTACCGGTACGTCCCCGGCAAGGCGGAGTTGGTCGAACTCATGCGCGACGCCGTGTACGGCAGGTTTCCGATGGAGTCTTCGGAGGGGCTCGGCTGGCGAGCCGGCCTCGAACGCTGGGCGCGGCGGGCATGGGAGATGCATCGCCGTCACCCGTGGCTGGTCCACAGTGGCGGGACCCGCCGTCTGCCCGGGCCGAACATCATGGCCGGATACGACCACGCGCTGGACGTGGCCTCACGGACCGGTCTGGCGCCGGCGCAGGTGATCGCGGTGGTGAACCTGGTGGGCGGATTCGTGGATTCCGTCGCGCGTCAGGCGGGGGAGACCGCGGAACTTCAGCGGCGTACCGGCGTGTCCCATGAGCGCTGGTGGAGCGAACGCGAGTCGCTCTTCGAGCGGTTGGACCGCTATCCGGCCTTGGAACGCCTGTGGCAGCACGGGGGAATGGACGCGCCGCTCGATCAGTTCGAATTCGGGCTGCAACGCACCCTCGACGGCGTGCAGGCGTTGATCGAAAGCCAAGAGCGTGAGGTAATGCGTGACGAAACTGGCGGGGGAGAGTGTGTCTCCTGTGGCAAGCCGCTGAACGGGGGAGGGCGGGGCAGGCCTCGGGACTACTGCTCGAGGGCTTGCCAGCAGCGCGCCTATCGCCGACGTCAGGCCGGGTCCTGA
- a CDS encoding DUF397 domain-containing protein, whose protein sequence is MNNDSSRPTLLGLSGWWKSSYSAGSAGCVEVNDSVKGYVGVRDSKLGENSPVLVFEPHEIKAFVLGAKNGEFDHLLT, encoded by the coding sequence ATGAACAATGATTCTTCTCGTCCCACCCTGCTCGGCCTTTCCGGCTGGTGGAAATCGAGCTACAGCGCCGGTTCGGCCGGTTGCGTCGAAGTCAACGACTCCGTAAAGGGCTACGTGGGCGTGCGCGATTCGAAGCTCGGCGAGAACAGCCCCGTCCTTGTTTTCGAACCGCACGAGATCAAGGCCTTCGTTCTCGGCGCGAAGAACGGCGAGTTCGACCACCTGCTCACCTGA
- a CDS encoding DUF5753 domain-containing protein has protein sequence MGTLTPTAIKRWIALEMKRLREAAGYDRAAAAERIGKATTVIAHIETSRNLPAPADLEVLLDYYGVPERAPFFRDLIKRAKRGRDWWINFDHGVFEWFNLYLGLETGAARISTVDLVVLPGLFQTRDYALAIMREGRRWNNKAELETMVDLRMARQEILDRPGDAPHIWSILDESVLRRQVGGPAVMRDQLEHLMELSERPNIDIQVLPFTAGAHGASDGMFILLDYPSEFGGDPGTVYVENRREGLYYEDNEDLRRFRSTFERLQAQAEHPGRTRSFIQNLARELNEQ, from the coding sequence GTGGGCACGCTGACCCCCACCGCCATCAAGCGCTGGATCGCGCTCGAGATGAAGCGCCTCCGGGAAGCGGCGGGCTACGACCGGGCCGCCGCGGCCGAGCGCATCGGCAAGGCCACGACGGTCATCGCACATATCGAAACCTCGCGAAATCTGCCGGCACCCGCCGACCTGGAAGTTCTGCTCGATTACTACGGGGTGCCCGAGCGGGCGCCGTTCTTCCGTGACCTGATCAAACGGGCGAAACGCGGGCGGGATTGGTGGATCAACTTCGACCACGGGGTATTCGAGTGGTTCAACCTCTATTTGGGCCTGGAAACCGGTGCCGCCCGGATCAGCACCGTCGACCTGGTCGTACTGCCCGGTTTGTTCCAGACCCGCGACTACGCGCTCGCCATCATGCGAGAAGGTCGACGCTGGAACAACAAGGCCGAACTCGAGACCATGGTCGATTTGCGGATGGCGCGCCAAGAAATATTGGACCGCCCTGGGGATGCACCGCATATCTGGTCGATCCTGGACGAGAGCGTCCTGCGCCGCCAGGTAGGCGGACCGGCGGTCATGCGTGATCAGCTGGAGCACTTGATGGAGCTGTCGGAACGGCCGAACATCGACATTCAAGTGCTTCCCTTCACCGCGGGCGCCCACGGCGCCTCGGACGGCATGTTCATTCTTTTGGACTACCCGTCCGAATTCGGCGGTGATCCAGGAACCGTGTACGTCGAGAATCGACGCGAAGGCCTCTATTACGAGGACAACGAAGACCTGCGTCGGTTTCGCAGTACATTCGAACGACTACAGGCACAAGCGGAGCATCCTGGGCGGACACGGTCTTTCATTCAAAACTTGGCAAGGGAACTCAATGAACAATGA
- a CDS encoding ThiF family adenylyltransferase, whose amino-acid sequence MRPRIKDEHRPVRFGDGWIRIGGEVFGIAAELRDSDGAVWALLELLDGTRTVSQVVADLARLIPGTSPEDVTDAIEKLAELGYVENADEPTCIALTERQLERHSRSRSLYRWIDLTRRTSSWDFQVLLARARVVLVGVGGVGCTAALSLVMSGVGRLHCVEPDLVELSNLGRQILYTEEHLGLPKVDVAVERLRAANSDVEVTGEPTRIENAASLRRLAAGCDVLIMTADHPPEIRTWTNQACAATGTPWVYGGYHGPQVNLGVYRPGAGPCYECARLAERDRDAARPPLATWRPAASIPAHAANAVTAGVAGNLVAHAVMRLITNAPKLALNCQYGFSLATMDHSFVTSLERSHAECGTCLAAG is encoded by the coding sequence GTGCGTCCACGTATCAAAGACGAACATCGCCCGGTCCGGTTCGGCGACGGTTGGATCCGGATCGGCGGGGAGGTGTTCGGCATCGCCGCCGAGTTGAGGGACTCGGACGGTGCCGTGTGGGCGTTACTGGAACTCCTCGACGGAACTCGAACAGTGAGCCAGGTCGTCGCCGACCTGGCTCGTCTGATTCCCGGCACCTCTCCCGAAGACGTCACCGACGCCATCGAAAAGCTCGCCGAACTCGGGTATGTCGAGAACGCCGACGAGCCGACTTGTATCGCGCTGACCGAGCGGCAACTCGAACGTCATTCGAGAAGCAGGTCGCTGTACCGGTGGATCGATCTGACACGAAGAACGTCGAGCTGGGACTTCCAGGTCCTCCTGGCCCGGGCGCGGGTCGTGCTGGTCGGTGTGGGCGGCGTCGGGTGCACGGCGGCCTTGAGCCTGGTCATGTCCGGGGTGGGGCGGCTGCACTGTGTCGAACCCGACTTGGTCGAGCTTTCCAATCTGGGCCGCCAGATCCTTTACACCGAAGAACATCTGGGGCTGCCGAAGGTGGACGTGGCGGTGGAAAGGTTGCGTGCGGCCAATTCGGACGTCGAGGTCACCGGGGAGCCGACGCGGATCGAAAACGCGGCTTCGCTGCGGAGGCTGGCCGCCGGCTGTGACGTCTTGATCATGACCGCCGATCATCCCCCGGAGATCCGGACCTGGACCAACCAGGCGTGCGCCGCGACCGGCACGCCCTGGGTGTACGGGGGTTACCACGGCCCGCAGGTCAACCTGGGTGTCTACCGCCCGGGCGCGGGGCCGTGCTACGAGTGCGCACGGCTCGCCGAGCGTGATCGCGACGCGGCGCGGCCGCCGCTGGCGACGTGGCGTCCGGCCGCGAGCATCCCGGCGCACGCGGCCAATGCGGTGACAGCCGGTGTCGCGGGCAATCTGGTCGCACACGCGGTGATGCGCCTGATCACCAACGCGCCGAAGCTCGCGCTGAACTGTCAGTACGGCTTCAGC